CGCGGAGGCGGGCGGAAACGTGGACGCCTCCGCCACGCCGACCGACTCGCGCTTCGTCCGCGAGACGGCGGGCGAGGCCTTCGTCTCGTGGGTCGAAGGAATTCCCAACGCCCGCGTCTGGGGCGAACTCGCCGTCGGCATGGCCGACGGCGAGACCGAGGGCTACGACCTGCGCCACCGGAGCGACCGCGGCGTGCCCGAGGCGGACCTCGAATCGCGGTCCGTCGCCGACCTGCGCGAAGAGGTCCGGTACGCCGACGACGGACGATACCGGCCGTTCGCTGGCGAGGCGACGCTCCCGTCGGGATGGGTCGCCTCGGGTCTCGACCGCGGCGAGTTGTTGCAGGCCGTTTCGACCGTCTACCCCGCCGGAGTCGAACAGTGGGCCGCCGAGCGCGCTGGCGACCTCGACCCGGTTCCGTTCCGGGCGGTCGCCGACCGCCAGACTGGCATCTACGACTGTGTGAGCGACTGCTCGCGGGCGGAAGTGTCGGGAGCCGTCAAAGCGACCTGCGGCAACTGCGCGAAGCGGCGAGCGTGGGACGCCGAGGGCGAATCTCCGGAGAGTAAGTCCGGCGAAGAGACCGCGCTCCCCTGCCGAGAGCCGTGTTCGTTCCTCGTCGCCGCGGCCCGCGAGTTCCACCGCCACGAGGGAGACGCGAGCGACGACGAATCGAGCGGAGAGGCATCGACCGACGACCGACCGACCGAGAGCGACCCGTCCGTGCCTCGCGGCGACCTGACCGACCCGGCGAACGTCTACCGGGTTCGGTACCGCCGGGCGCGAGACGGCCAGACGGAGCGACCCGAACCATGAGCCACCCGAACCAAAACGCGACTACCGGCACCGTCTCCCTCGTCGGCGCGGGACCGGGCGACCCCGAACTGCTAACCGTCAAAGCCCGGCGACTGCTCGACGTGGCCGACACCGTCTTCCACGACAACCTCGTGGGCGACGCCCTCGTGGAAACGATTCCCGACTGCACGACCGTCGAGAACGTCGGCAAGCGACCCGGCGGCGAGCGGACGCCCCAAGCCGAAATCAACGATCTGCTCGTGCGCGAGGCGAAAGCGGGCCGCGACGTGGTGCGACTGAAGGGCGGCGACCCGACCACCTTCGGCCGGGGCGGCGAGGAGGCCGAATACCTCGCGCGCCACGGCGTCTCCTTCGAGTTCGTGCCGGGCGTGACCAGCGCGATTGCGGGACCGAGCGCCGCAGGCATCCCGGCGACCCACCGCGACCACGCCTCGGCGCTCGCGGTCGTCACGGGCCACGAGGACCCGACGAAGGAGGACAGCGCCATCGACTGGGACGCGCTGGCCGACATCGTGTCGGCAGGCGGAACTCTCGTCGTGCTGATGGGCGTGGGCCGACTCCCCGACAACGTCGCCGCGCTCGAAGACCGCGGCGTCGGCACGGAGACGCCGGTCGCTATGGTCGAGCGCGCGACGCTCCCGAGCGAGCGGACCGTGACCGGCACCCTCGACACCATCGTCGAGCGCGCCCGAGCGACGGACATCGAACCCCCGGCCGTCACCGTCGTCGGCGACGTGGTGAACGTCCGCGAAACGGTCGCGGACTGCCTCGGCGGGGCCGCGGGCGAGTTGGGTCCGGCGGTCGGCGTCGGGGGTCGCGCCGAGGAGGAAATCGAGGTGAACCAGCCGTGAGCGGCGAGCGAGTTCGGGATGGCGCGGTCGGTGCCGACGACGCCCCGGAAATCGACGGCGAGTGGCCGCTCCGCCGCCTCCTGACGGAAGGGGGTATCGGCTCCGGCCCGAAGACCGCCGACGACATGAGCTACGAGCAATCGCGCGAGGCGTTCGACCGCGTACTGGTCGGAAATCCGGACCCGGCCACGCTCGGCGCGTTCCTGCTGGCGAATCGCTGGAAGGAGAGTACCCCCGAGGAGTTGGCCGGGTTCGCCGACTCGATGCGCGAGCGGTCGGTCGTCTCGGCGACCCCCGACGCCGACCCAGTGGACTGCGGGGGCAACTACGACGGCAAGCAAAAGACCGCGGTGCTGGGCGTCGCTTCGGGACTGGTCGCGGCCGCGGCGGGGACGCCCGTGGTCGCCCACAGCGGGCCGTCGCTCCCCGCCAAGCACGGCACGACCTACGGCGACGTGCTGGCGGCGTTGGGCGTTCCGACCGACCTCGACCCCGCAGACAGCGCAGCGATGACCGACGAGGTGGGCTTCGGTTTCTACGCCCAGTCGCGGTTCAACCCGCTGGTCCACGACCTGCGGGAGACCCGCGAGTCAGTCGGCGTCCGGACCTCCATCAACACTGTCGAGACGCTGGCGAACCCGGCGAACGCCCCCGTTCACTTCGGGAGCTTCTACCACCTCTCGTACGCCGAGCGCATCGCGGGCACCGTCCGCGAGAGCACGGAACTGCCCTTCGAGCGCGTCGTGATGGCCCAAGGTATGGAGGGGTACGACGACGTGCGCCCCGGCACGACGCGAGTCGCCGAGTGGGCCGCCGAGTCGGGAACCGAAGGCGGTCGAATCGAGGACGACGAAGTCGAGACGGCGAACTTCGGCGTCGAGTTCGAGCGCGATGACCTCCGGGTCGAGGACCTGCCCGCCGACTCCGCGCGCGTCACCGAGGCGGTGCTTTCGGGCGAGCGCGACGGACCGTTCGCCGACGCGGTGGCGCTCAACGCTGGATTCCGAATCTACGCGGGCGGCGGCGCGGAATCGGTCGGCGCGGGCGTCGAGCGAGCGCGAGACGCC
This genomic stretch from Halorussus pelagicus harbors:
- the cobA gene encoding uroporphyrinogen-III C-methyltransferase codes for the protein MSHPNQNATTGTVSLVGAGPGDPELLTVKARRLLDVADTVFHDNLVGDALVETIPDCTTVENVGKRPGGERTPQAEINDLLVREAKAGRDVVRLKGGDPTTFGRGGEEAEYLARHGVSFEFVPGVTSAIAGPSAAGIPATHRDHASALAVVTGHEDPTKEDSAIDWDALADIVSAGGTLVVLMGVGRLPDNVAALEDRGVGTETPVAMVERATLPSERTVTGTLDTIVERARATDIEPPAVTVVGDVVNVRETVADCLGGAAGELGPAVGVGGRAEEEIEVNQP
- a CDS encoding anthranilate phosphoribosyltransferase; protein product: MSGERVRDGAVGADDAPEIDGEWPLRRLLTEGGIGSGPKTADDMSYEQSREAFDRVLVGNPDPATLGAFLLANRWKESTPEELAGFADSMRERSVVSATPDADPVDCGGNYDGKQKTAVLGVASGLVAAAAGTPVVAHSGPSLPAKHGTTYGDVLAALGVPTDLDPADSAAMTDEVGFGFYAQSRFNPLVHDLRETRESVGVRTSINTVETLANPANAPVHFGSFYHLSYAERIAGTVRESTELPFERVVMAQGMEGYDDVRPGTTRVAEWAAESGTEGGRIEDDEVETANFGVEFERDDLRVEDLPADSARVTEAVLSGERDGPFADAVALNAGFRIYAGGGAESVGAGVERARDALADGSAAKRLDALRAFEP